One Streptomyces sp. NBC_01237 genomic region harbors:
- a CDS encoding alkaline phosphatase PhoX, with protein sequence MTSAPRRLATRRQVLAGSGATAASVAFAGAFSELFAGTAAARGHSGYGPLVTDPDGLLDLPKGFRYRVLSREGDPLRSGEGRVPSNHDGMAAFAGRHGRVHLVRNHENRVTGKIGVPTVEGLTYDPMGKGGCTALELDGRNRVLGERVAIAGTAVNCAGGPTPWNTWLTCEETEDKAGTNGYTKDHGFIFEVDGADPRRTGAVPLTAMGRFQHEAIAVDPRNGVVYETEDAFDKPFGLFYRFLPEKPLGGTGSLRAGGALEVMRVPGLADLSAVQETGASFDRIEWVPVPDPLAAETPIRLQDFGPKGITHAQKLEGCYWGGSSVYFVSSFARHSEGSAADHFGQVWRYEPKKRRLTLVVVFGPDTDIQLPGESPDNICLASDGGLMVCEDGGGAQHVLGVTRRGEVYAMARGWQNIGTPEEPEWGEFAGVTFSPDGGTMFVNCYTPGTTFAVTGPWR encoded by the coding sequence ATGACCTCAGCACCACGACGTCTCGCCACCCGACGACAGGTCCTGGCCGGCAGCGGCGCGACCGCCGCCTCGGTCGCCTTCGCCGGGGCCTTCTCCGAACTCTTCGCGGGGACCGCCGCCGCACGGGGACACAGCGGCTACGGGCCCCTCGTCACGGACCCGGACGGCCTGCTCGATCTGCCGAAGGGCTTCCGCTACCGGGTGCTGTCACGGGAGGGCGACCCGCTGCGCTCCGGCGAGGGCCGGGTACCCAGCAACCACGACGGGATGGCCGCCTTCGCGGGCCGTCACGGCCGTGTCCATCTCGTCCGCAACCACGAGAACAGGGTCACCGGCAAGATCGGTGTCCCGACCGTCGAGGGCCTCACCTACGACCCCATGGGCAAGGGCGGCTGTACGGCCCTGGAGCTGGACGGCCGCAACCGAGTGCTCGGCGAGCGCGTCGCCATCGCCGGTACGGCGGTGAACTGCGCGGGCGGCCCCACCCCCTGGAACACCTGGCTGACCTGCGAGGAGACCGAGGACAAGGCCGGGACCAACGGGTACACCAAGGACCACGGCTTCATCTTCGAGGTGGACGGCGCCGATCCGCGCCGCACCGGGGCCGTCCCGCTGACCGCGATGGGCCGCTTCCAGCACGAGGCCATCGCGGTCGATCCGAGGAACGGGGTCGTCTACGAGACGGAGGACGCGTTCGACAAGCCGTTCGGGCTCTTCTACCGCTTCCTGCCCGAGAAGCCGCTCGGCGGCACCGGTTCGCTGCGGGCCGGCGGTGCGCTGGAGGTCATGCGGGTGCCGGGTCTGGCCGATCTCTCCGCCGTCCAGGAGACGGGTGCGAGCTTCGACCGGATCGAGTGGGTTCCCGTACCCGATCCGCTGGCCGCCGAGACCCCGATCCGGCTCCAGGACTTCGGGCCGAAGGGCATCACCCACGCCCAGAAGCTGGAGGGCTGTTACTGGGGCGGCTCGTCCGTCTACTTCGTCTCCAGCTTCGCCCGCCACTCGGAGGGCTCCGCGGCCGACCACTTCGGCCAGGTGTGGCGGTACGAACCGAAGAAGCGCCGGCTCACGCTGGTCGTCGTCTTCGGTCCCGACACCGACATCCAGCTGCCCGGCGAGTCCCCGGACAACATCTGCCTGGCCTCCGACGGCGGGCTGATGGTGTGTGAGGACGGGGGCGGTGCCCAGCACGTCCTCGGGGTGACGCGCCGCGGCGAGGTGTACGCCATGGCGCGCGGTTGGCAGAACATCGGGACGCCCGAGGAGCCTGAGTGGGGCGAGTTCGCGGGCGTCACCTTCTCCCCGGACGGCGGGACGATGTTCGTCAACTGCTACACGCCGGGCACGACGTTCGCGGTCACCGGGCCCTGGCGCTGA
- a CDS encoding OsmC family protein has product MATTRQAHTVWEGNLIEGKGVVTFDSSGIGEYEVSWPSRAEKANGRTSPEELIAAAHSSCFSMALSNGLATAGTPPTRLNTKAEVTFQPGTGITGIHLTVEGEVPGLDEAGFVKAAEDAKANCPVSQALTGTTITLTASLA; this is encoded by the coding sequence ATGGCTACCACGCGTCAGGCGCACACGGTCTGGGAAGGCAACCTGATCGAGGGCAAGGGCGTCGTCACCTTCGACTCCTCCGGCATCGGCGAGTACGAGGTCTCCTGGCCCTCGCGCGCGGAGAAGGCGAACGGCAGGACGAGCCCCGAGGAGCTCATCGCGGCCGCGCACTCCAGCTGCTTCTCGATGGCGCTGTCCAACGGCCTCGCCACGGCCGGTACCCCGCCGACCCGGCTGAACACCAAGGCCGAGGTCACCTTCCAGCCCGGTACCGGCATCACCGGTATCCACCTCACGGTCGAGGGCGAGGTGCCCGGTCTCGACGAGGCGGGCTTCGTGAAGGCCGCCGAGGACGCCAAGGCGAACTGCCCGGTCAGCCAGGCGCTGACGGGCACGACGATCACCCTCACGGCTTCGCTGGCCTGA
- the zapE gene encoding cell division protein ZapE codes for MSSSTAVPGQSPIAETAPLSLCAREPHVPADRLVAEMVPPPRFDSVRFDTYVPDPNQPSQTEAVTALAGFAAGLGGAHATGAGKRKWFSKKPAAPTGPRGVYLDGGYGVGKTHLLASLWHATPAAPSLKAFGTFVELTNLVGALGFQQTVRTLSGHRLLCIDEFELDDPGDTVLVSSLLSRLVEAGVALAATSNTLPGKLGEGRFAAADFLREIQGLSSHFRPLRIDGEDYRHRGLPEAPPPYSDEQVTAAAYATPGAALDDFPGLLDHLARVHPSRYGALTDGLTAVCLTDVRPVPDQSTALRLVVLADRLYDREVPVLASGRPFDRLFSEEMLNGGYRKKYFRAISRLTALARDAKGLVAQ; via the coding sequence GTGTCGTCCTCCACCGCCGTTCCGGGGCAGAGCCCCATAGCTGAAACGGCCCCGCTGTCCCTGTGCGCCCGCGAGCCGCACGTCCCCGCCGACCGTCTGGTCGCGGAGATGGTGCCACCGCCGCGCTTCGACTCGGTGCGCTTCGATACGTACGTACCCGACCCCAACCAGCCGAGCCAGACCGAGGCGGTAACGGCGCTCGCCGGGTTCGCCGCCGGGCTCGGCGGGGCGCACGCCACGGGGGCGGGGAAGCGCAAGTGGTTCAGCAAGAAGCCCGCGGCGCCGACCGGACCGCGCGGGGTGTACCTCGACGGTGGTTACGGCGTCGGCAAGACCCATCTGCTGGCCTCGCTCTGGCACGCCACGCCCGCCGCCCCGTCACTGAAGGCGTTCGGCACGTTCGTGGAGCTGACCAACCTCGTGGGCGCGCTGGGCTTCCAGCAGACCGTGCGGACGCTCAGCGGTCACCGGCTGCTGTGCATCGACGAGTTCGAACTGGACGACCCGGGCGACACGGTGCTGGTGTCCTCGCTGCTCAGCAGGCTGGTCGAGGCCGGGGTGGCACTGGCCGCGACCTCCAACACGCTGCCGGGCAAGCTCGGCGAGGGCCGTTTCGCTGCCGCCGACTTCCTGCGCGAGATCCAGGGCCTGTCCTCGCACTTCCGCCCGCTGCGCATCGACGGCGAGGACTACCGGCACCGGGGGCTGCCCGAGGCCCCGCCGCCGTACTCCGACGAGCAGGTCACCGCGGCGGCGTACGCCACGCCGGGCGCCGCCCTCGACGACTTCCCCGGACTCCTCGACCATCTGGCCCGGGTCCACCCGAGCCGGTACGGCGCGCTGACCGACGGGCTCACCGCGGTCTGCCTCACCGATGTCCGGCCGGTGCCCGACCAGTCGACGGCGCTGCGCCTGGTGGTACTCGCGGACCGGCTGTACGACCGGGAGGTTCCGGTGCTCGCCTCCGGCCGGCCGTTCGACCGGCTGTTCAGCGAGGAGATGCTGAACGGCGGGTACCGGAAGAAGTACTTCCGGGCAATCTCCCGGCTGACAGCACTGGCGCGTGACGCGAAGGGGCTGGTGGCGCAGTAG
- a CDS encoding pyrimidine reductase family protein, with amino-acid sequence MRSLFPVTDLTTGATAPTTRATGPAATGAHAGSGDHGHGHDRARDREWTLDELADAYAYPEQDGPWLRANMVSTLDGAAQHDGRSQGISCASDMRIFGTLRGLADVVIAGAETVRLEGYRPARARDAFAARRAAAGQGPAPAIAVVSGSMDLDFSLPLFTEPLVPTLVLTGAGAPPARIDAARKAGAEVVIAGEGARVDPVRAVRELADRGLTRLLTEGGPRLLGQFVAAGVLDEMCLTLSPMLTAGDAQRIAGGPSVAVPERFALASLLEEAGFLFTRYRRI; translated from the coding sequence ATGCGAAGCCTGTTCCCTGTGACGGACCTGACAACCGGCGCGACGGCCCCGACGACCCGGGCGACGGGCCCGGCGGCCACCGGCGCGCACGCCGGGAGCGGCGATCACGGCCATGGTCACGACCGTGCCCGCGACCGTGAGTGGACCCTCGACGAGCTGGCCGACGCCTACGCCTATCCCGAGCAGGACGGCCCCTGGCTGCGCGCCAACATGGTCTCCACGCTCGACGGGGCCGCCCAGCACGACGGCCGCTCGCAGGGCATCTCCTGCGCCTCGGACATGCGGATCTTCGGCACGCTGCGAGGGCTGGCCGATGTGGTGATCGCCGGTGCGGAAACGGTACGTCTGGAGGGGTACCGGCCCGCGCGGGCCAGGGACGCCTTCGCGGCCCGGCGGGCCGCCGCCGGGCAGGGCCCCGCGCCCGCGATCGCCGTGGTGAGCGGAAGCATGGACCTGGACTTCTCGCTGCCGCTCTTCACCGAGCCCCTGGTGCCGACCCTGGTGCTGACCGGTGCCGGGGCCCCGCCCGCCCGTATCGACGCGGCCCGGAAGGCGGGCGCCGAGGTGGTGATCGCGGGCGAGGGCGCCCGGGTGGACCCCGTCAGGGCCGTGCGCGAACTGGCGGACCGCGGTCTGACCCGGCTGCTCACGGAGGGCGGGCCCCGGCTGCTCGGGCAGTTCGTGGCGGCGGGCGTACTGGACGAGATGTGTCTGACGCTCTCCCCGATGCTCACCGCGGGGGACGCCCAGCGGATCGCGGGCGGCCCCTCGGTGGCGGTGCCGGAACGATTCGCCCTGGCGTCGCTCCTGGAAGAGGCCGGGTTCCTCTTCACTCGTTACCGTCGGATCTGA
- a CDS encoding indole-3-glycerol phosphate synthase, which produces MIEKPLTPEDVDFVTTLHGEERISFVVLMQPRGDQADVLLRAIDDVAMGELKDAARESEEPEGRNAREPAELALEFSLRALRTAGSEAVGQVIEDHPLDKLKSVVDDARADEVIVLTAPHYVEEFFHRDWASRARHKVGVPVLKLFAHSE; this is translated from the coding sequence ATGATCGAGAAGCCCCTCACTCCCGAGGACGTGGACTTCGTCACCACCCTCCATGGGGAGGAACGGATCTCGTTCGTCGTCCTGATGCAGCCGCGCGGCGACCAGGCCGACGTACTGCTGCGCGCGATCGACGACGTGGCCATGGGGGAACTGAAGGACGCGGCCCGCGAGAGTGAGGAACCGGAAGGCAGGAACGCCCGGGAGCCCGCCGAACTGGCCCTCGAATTCTCGCTCCGGGCCCTGCGCACGGCCGGTTCGGAAGCGGTCGGACAGGTGATCGAGGATCACCCCCTGGACAAACTGAAGTCCGTGGTGGACGACGCGAGGGCGGACGAGGTCATCGTGCTGACCGCCCCGCACTACGTGGAGGAGTTCTTCCACCGGGACTGGGCCTCCCGGGCCCGTCACAAGGTCGGCGTACCGGTGCTCAAGCTCTTCGCGCACAGCGAATAG
- the murC gene encoding UDP-N-acetylmuramate--L-alanine ligase, whose protein sequence is MAPGIPAAMERPHFIGIGGAGMSGIAKILAQRGAKVAGSDAKESPTAEALRALGATVHIGHAATHLADDASCVVVSSAIRADNPELVRAAELSIPVVHRSDALAALMEGLRAIAVAGTHGKTTTTSMLAVALSELSLDPSYAIGGDLEGPGTNATHGEGDIFVAEADESDRSFQKYDPEVAIVLNVELDHHANYASMDEIYESFETFVGKVVPGGTLVIAADQAGAVELTRRVRDLSTLNVVTYGESEGADVRVHKVTPRGLTSEVTVVLNGKYLTFTVSVPGRHYAHNAVAALAAGVALGIPAHNLASAIGKYTGVKRRLQLKGEVAGVQVIDSYAHHPTEMTADLEAMRGAAADARLLVVFQPHLFSRTQELGTEMGQALALADASVVLDIYPAREDPIPGITSALIIDAAKTAGADVTAVHDKTTIPEVVAGMAKPGDLVLTMGAGDVTDLGPQILDHLSS, encoded by the coding sequence ATGGCACCCGGTATTCCTGCCGCCATGGAACGGCCGCACTTCATCGGCATCGGCGGCGCCGGAATGTCGGGCATCGCGAAGATCCTCGCCCAGCGCGGCGCGAAGGTGGCGGGCAGCGACGCCAAGGAGTCGCCCACCGCCGAGGCCCTGCGCGCGCTGGGGGCGACCGTCCACATCGGGCACGCCGCCACTCACCTGGCGGACGACGCGTCCTGCGTGGTCGTCTCCAGCGCCATCCGCGCCGACAACCCCGAGCTGGTCCGCGCCGCCGAGCTGTCCATCCCGGTGGTGCACCGGTCCGACGCGCTGGCCGCCCTGATGGAGGGCCTGCGCGCCATCGCGGTGGCGGGCACCCACGGCAAGACGACCACCACGTCGATGCTCGCCGTCGCCCTGTCCGAGCTGTCCCTCGACCCCTCGTACGCCATCGGCGGCGACCTGGAGGGCCCCGGCACCAACGCCACCCACGGCGAGGGGGACATCTTCGTCGCCGAGGCGGACGAGAGCGACCGCAGCTTCCAGAAGTACGACCCCGAGGTCGCGATCGTCCTCAACGTCGAACTGGACCACCACGCGAACTACGCGTCGATGGACGAGATCTACGAGTCCTTCGAGACCTTCGTCGGCAAGGTCGTCCCCGGCGGCACCCTGGTGATCGCCGCCGACCAGGCCGGCGCGGTCGAGCTGACCCGGCGGGTGCGCGACCTCTCCACGCTGAACGTCGTCACCTACGGCGAGTCCGAGGGCGCCGACGTCCGCGTCCACAAGGTCACCCCGCGCGGTCTGACCAGCGAGGTCACGGTCGTCCTGAACGGGAAGTACCTCACGTTCACCGTCTCCGTGCCCGGCCGCCACTACGCCCACAACGCGGTCGCCGCGCTCGCCGCCGGTGTCGCCCTCGGCATCCCGGCCCACAACCTCGCCTCGGCCATCGGCAAGTACACCGGGGTCAAGCGCCGCCTCCAGCTCAAGGGCGAGGTGGCGGGCGTCCAGGTCATCGACAGCTACGCCCACCACCCCACCGAGATGACCGCCGACCTGGAGGCCATGCGCGGCGCCGCCGCCGACGCCCGCCTCCTGGTCGTCTTCCAGCCCCACCTCTTCTCCCGCACCCAGGAGCTGGGCACCGAGATGGGCCAGGCCCTGGCCCTGGCCGACGCGTCCGTCGTCCTGGACATCTACCCGGCCCGCGAGGACCCGATCCCCGGCATCACCAGCGCCCTGATCATCGACGCGGCGAAGACCGCGGGCGCCGACGTGACCGCCGTCCACGACAAGACCACGATTCCCGAGGTCGTCGCGGGAATGGCGAAGCCCGGCGATCTCGTTCTCACCATGGGAGCGGGCGACGTCACCGACCTCGGCCCGCAGATCCTGGACCACCTGTCGAGCTGA
- the msrB gene encoding peptide-methionine (R)-S-oxide reductase MsrB, translated as MSYDVDKPDEQWRAELSPAEYAVLRQAGTEPAFVGEYTDTRTAGVYSCRACGAELFRSDTKFESHCGWPSFYDPKDTDAVELIQDSSHGMVRTEVRCARCGSHLGHVFEGEGYPTPTDQRYCINSISLTLAPDES; from the coding sequence GTGTCGTACGACGTCGACAAGCCGGACGAGCAGTGGCGGGCGGAGCTCTCGCCCGCCGAGTACGCGGTGCTGCGCCAGGCCGGCACCGAGCCCGCTTTCGTGGGCGAGTACACCGACACCAGGACGGCGGGCGTCTACTCCTGCCGGGCCTGTGGGGCGGAGCTGTTCCGCTCCGACACCAAATTCGAGTCGCACTGCGGCTGGCCGTCCTTCTACGACCCGAAGGACACGGACGCGGTCGAGCTGATCCAGGACAGCAGCCACGGCATGGTCCGCACCGAGGTGCGCTGCGCCCGCTGCGGCTCGCACCTGGGCCATGTCTTCGAGGGGGAGGGCTACCCGACCCCCACGGACCAGCGCTACTGCATCAACTCGATCTCGCTGACCCTGGCGCCGGACGAGAGCTGA
- a CDS encoding GTPase-associated protein 1-related protein: MSLEQLHYTSAAPGDEGASGRFTSVGSGIPAALLTEIEPYLGYELPGEAPYLPTDDELRSLPQSFSCTALSDGSRLVCRTVPVRGTGSAPVRFHAHAVHLPAGARLPGDRQPIEAWRSPRWVSVTPGGAIPDPLSALPPGPGAVREGLGDFAVSRTPWLAAVFSDLRRVSEEGPGSPPVVLVERQSADIARWVALAGAALPSESAEQLTFTTYTRRPGAAPHRVVGVLPQDARALGDDGFRVHTCSGSRPPVVTDDAWAETAARIWRSRAPELFREASELPGEPFAAGPPAVIALCAGIALGPNERAAAADWTAERPYALDAGRTRQLVEALTAPEVDGRTGPEFDAVGRLFGALDGRAPVSTTAPLAAMLVTEAVRGGNGSLELPRRAAFAGPEGEAIATTLGPEILAELSAAGTGTGGDVARTVQLLRVARLLDVDCAELLPTVVRRLAPALLTDEGAQEFAPTLLELLDEQFDVRTALLGALDRIAPDDPGAVERLLERVALPFTGSQALPHLRMCAEAGGARATLGGDRAAVWHRVLRAAGMSPFAEPLVLRTAVGLVWGDRAPTVGEARLLLDAATSDSHRTAGTWSCLVDAALGAPADEEDAAAFAYDLLRGFPQEIGGRVRGALLLLDFAREIRSGTAEPGWAERARSLCALAEPVEPAVRDRAFGALTEQLLAPDRPEAELYAFVHSDDGDLVAAYDRAARAEAVGRRLRSEPAYAADCFNVWTSYPHAGRSWTTTASALLNDVLRPAVRAQSPADVARIEAAVGHAGSSGRADAFRDWNRSSTLGRLGRRIAGRVRRG; this comes from the coding sequence ATGAGCCTTGAACAGTTGCACTACACCTCTGCCGCGCCGGGGGACGAGGGCGCGAGCGGCCGGTTCACCTCCGTGGGGTCCGGAATTCCGGCGGCCCTGCTCACGGAGATCGAGCCGTATCTCGGGTACGAGCTTCCGGGCGAGGCGCCCTATCTGCCGACCGACGACGAACTGCGCTCGCTGCCCCAGTCCTTCAGCTGTACCGCCCTGTCCGACGGAAGCCGACTGGTCTGCCGCACGGTGCCGGTACGGGGTACGGGCTCCGCTCCCGTACGGTTCCACGCGCACGCGGTGCATCTGCCCGCAGGGGCGCGGCTGCCGGGCGACCGGCAGCCGATCGAGGCGTGGCGGTCCCCCCGCTGGGTGTCCGTGACGCCCGGCGGCGCGATACCCGACCCGCTCAGCGCCCTGCCGCCGGGCCCCGGGGCCGTACGCGAGGGGCTGGGCGACTTCGCCGTCTCCCGCACGCCGTGGCTGGCCGCCGTCTTCTCCGATCTGCGCCGGGTGAGCGAGGAGGGACCGGGATCGCCGCCGGTCGTCCTCGTGGAGCGGCAGAGCGCCGATATCGCCCGGTGGGTCGCGCTGGCCGGGGCCGCGCTGCCGAGCGAGAGCGCGGAACAGCTGACGTTCACCACGTATACCCGGCGGCCGGGCGCCGCACCGCACCGCGTCGTGGGCGTGCTGCCGCAGGACGCGCGGGCGTTGGGCGACGACGGATTTCGCGTGCACACGTGTTCCGGGTCGCGCCCACCGGTGGTCACGGACGATGCTTGGGCGGAGACCGCCGCCCGGATCTGGCGGAGTCGGGCGCCGGAGCTGTTCCGGGAGGCGAGCGAGCTGCCCGGTGAGCCCTTCGCCGCCGGTCCGCCTGCCGTGATCGCCCTGTGCGCGGGCATAGCTCTCGGCCCCAACGAGCGTGCCGCTGCCGCCGACTGGACCGCAGAGCGGCCCTATGCCCTGGACGCCGGGCGCACCCGGCAACTGGTGGAAGCGCTGACCGCCCCGGAGGTCGATGGCCGCACCGGCCCCGAGTTCGACGCGGTGGGGCGGCTGTTCGGCGCCCTGGACGGTCGTGCTCCCGTCAGTACGACCGCGCCGCTGGCCGCAATGCTGGTCACCGAGGCGGTGCGCGGCGGTAACGGCTCGCTGGAACTTCCCCGCCGGGCCGCCTTCGCCGGGCCGGAGGGCGAGGCCATCGCCACCACGCTCGGCCCGGAGATCCTGGCCGAACTGTCCGCCGCCGGTACGGGTACCGGTGGTGATGTGGCACGGACCGTGCAGCTGCTGCGGGTCGCCCGGCTGCTCGACGTGGACTGCGCGGAGCTGCTGCCCACCGTCGTACGCCGGCTGGCTCCCGCGTTGCTGACCGATGAGGGGGCCCAGGAGTTCGCGCCCACCCTGCTGGAACTGCTGGACGAGCAGTTCGACGTCCGTACGGCGTTGCTCGGCGCCCTGGACCGGATCGCGCCGGACGACCCGGGGGCGGTGGAACGGCTGCTGGAGCGGGTGGCGCTGCCGTTCACCGGGTCGCAGGCGTTGCCGCACCTGCGGATGTGCGCCGAGGCGGGCGGGGCACGGGCGACCCTCGGCGGGGACCGGGCGGCCGTGTGGCACCGGGTGCTGCGGGCGGCCGGGATGTCGCCGTTCGCCGAGCCGTTGGTGCTGCGGACCGCCGTGGGCCTGGTGTGGGGGGACCGCGCCCCGACGGTCGGTGAGGCCCGTCTGCTGCTGGACGCGGCCACGTCGGACTCGCACCGTACGGCCGGTACGTGGTCGTGCCTGGTCGATGCGGCGCTGGGGGCGCCCGCCGACGAGGAGGACGCCGCCGCGTTCGCCTATGACCTGCTGCGCGGCTTCCCGCAGGAGATCGGGGGCCGGGTGCGCGGGGCTCTGCTGCTCCTGGACTTCGCCCGCGAGATACGGTCCGGAACCGCCGAGCCCGGCTGGGCGGAGCGGGCCCGGTCGTTGTGCGCACTGGCCGAACCGGTGGAACCGGCGGTCCGGGACCGCGCGTTCGGGGCCCTGACCGAACAGCTCCTGGCCCCGGACCGGCCCGAGGCGGAGCTGTACGCCTTCGTCCACAGCGACGACGGCGACCTCGTCGCGGCCTACGACCGGGCGGCCCGCGCGGAGGCCGTCGGCCGACGCCTGAGGTCCGAACCCGCCTACGCCGCGGACTGCTTCAACGTATGGACCTCCTACCCGCACGCGGGCCGCTCCTGGACCACGACCGCCTCCGCCCTCCTCAACGACGTACTGCGCCCCGCCGTGCGCGCCCAGTCCCCGGCCGACGTCGCACGGATCGAGGCAGCGGTCGGCCACGCCGGAAGCAGCGGCCGGGCCGACGCCTTCCGCGACTGGAACCGCTCCAGCACCCTCGGCCGCCTCGGCCGACGGATCGCGGGCCGCGTCCGCCGGGGCTGA
- a CDS encoding DUF397 domain-containing protein codes for MTITDLSWFKSSYSSGSGDSCVEVALSWRKSSYSGGSGDSCVEVATCPGTVHVRDSKITEGPQLALSSPTWTTFVAYAAQG; via the coding sequence ATGACCATCACAGACCTGTCCTGGTTCAAGAGCAGCTACAGCAGCGGCTCCGGTGATTCCTGCGTCGAGGTCGCCCTCTCCTGGCGTAAGTCCAGCTACAGCGGCGGTTCCGGTGACTCTTGTGTCGAGGTCGCCACCTGCCCCGGCACCGTGCACGTCCGGGACTCCAAGATCACCGAGGGCCCACAGCTCGCCCTCTCCTCACCCACCTGGACGACCTTCGTCGCGTACGCCGCACAGGGCTGA
- a CDS encoding helix-turn-helix domain-containing protein, producing MTDIAGGTGGMTGGATGGGGEPEATDSLKAFGEVVKAFRKRAGLTQEQFAPLVRYSVPTIASIEQGRRFPPSAFVDRAEEVLDAFGVIRAAAKHLARRPGLASWFRLWARLEAEALSLNTYECRLIPGLLQTEAYARTLFVNQLPPLDDEQIVAQMAARTQRQRLLHERPNTAYSFIVEEHLFRRHTGGPEVTRELIDHVVELADRRNVEIQLMPLVRHDHAGLHGPMQLCETPDHRWFGYSEGQESGQLMSDPKVVSIYLMRYARMRSQAHSLKYSLSLLRQMRGAL from the coding sequence ATGACGGACATCGCGGGCGGTACGGGTGGAATGACCGGCGGGGCCACGGGCGGAGGCGGGGAACCGGAAGCCACCGACAGCCTCAAGGCGTTCGGGGAGGTCGTCAAGGCGTTCCGCAAGCGGGCCGGACTGACACAGGAGCAGTTCGCGCCGCTGGTGCGGTATTCGGTGCCGACGATCGCCTCCATCGAGCAGGGCCGCCGCTTCCCTCCGTCGGCGTTCGTGGACCGGGCGGAAGAGGTACTGGACGCGTTCGGCGTGATCAGGGCAGCGGCCAAACACCTCGCACGGCGTCCGGGGCTGGCCAGCTGGTTCCGGCTGTGGGCGCGACTGGAGGCGGAGGCGCTCAGCCTCAACACGTATGAATGCCGGTTGATTCCGGGACTGTTGCAGACGGAGGCGTACGCCCGGACGCTGTTCGTGAACCAGCTCCCGCCGCTGGACGACGAGCAGATCGTGGCCCAAATGGCGGCCCGGACGCAACGGCAGCGGTTGCTGCACGAGCGGCCCAACACCGCCTACAGCTTCATCGTCGAGGAGCACCTGTTCCGGCGGCATACGGGCGGACCGGAGGTCACCCGTGAACTCATCGACCATGTCGTCGAACTGGCCGATCGGCGCAACGTCGAGATTCAGCTCATGCCACTGGTACGTCATGATCATGCAGGCTTGCACGGCCCCATGCAGCTCTGCGAGACCCCGGACCACCGCTGGTTCGGCTACTCCGAGGGTCAGGAGAGCGGGCAACTCATGTCCGACCCCAAGGTGGTCAGCATCTACCTCATGCGATATGCCAGGATGCGTTCACAGGCTCACTCCCTGAAGTACTCCCTGAGCCTGCTGCGGCAGATGCGAGGAGCGCTATGA
- a CDS encoding MarR family transcriptional regulator, giving the protein MASEKLNVALPAPASAPPNPMAKPGYGKRSTPGQAPRRADDFLLLPERERYIAAFVDRLPDGAAMNVKTLAKQLPLYGQQAISTALTALSVAGHLRRVRRPVGEGEQVRWVFRTFWSRTARDNEWWTAYLSDESAPSATPPPQWMPPPPIEEAPPPPTPPTPATPAQEAPPAAEPQTARTPDSNSPTSPAPESPSPAYLALARLGRTDPRLALSAADCASLEELAAAWMARGVGTDYLVHALTSGLPAVVDVPRGFVRRRLRDKMPPHLPATATTAVSPATSPEPARRTMVECTRCGVPGRPEALPDGLCRACRTAPSGGPEPTHEPAAEAIAARDVHALVGHLRVLTRIP; this is encoded by the coding sequence GTGGCTTCAGAGAAGCTTAACGTCGCGCTGCCCGCGCCCGCATCCGCGCCCCCGAACCCGATGGCCAAGCCCGGTTACGGCAAGCGATCCACCCCCGGCCAGGCTCCCCGCCGCGCCGATGACTTCCTGTTGCTGCCCGAGCGGGAGCGCTACATCGCCGCCTTCGTCGACCGGCTGCCGGACGGCGCCGCGATGAACGTGAAGACCCTCGCCAAACAGCTCCCCCTCTACGGCCAGCAGGCCATCAGCACCGCCCTCACCGCCCTCTCGGTCGCGGGCCACCTGCGCAGGGTTCGGCGCCCGGTGGGTGAGGGCGAGCAGGTCCGCTGGGTCTTCCGTACGTTCTGGTCCCGCACCGCCCGTGACAACGAGTGGTGGACCGCGTACCTCTCAGACGAGAGCGCCCCCTCAGCCACTCCCCCGCCGCAGTGGATGCCCCCGCCGCCGATCGAGGAAGCCCCTCCGCCTCCAACGCCCCCGACGCCCGCGACGCCCGCGCAGGAAGCCCCGCCCGCAGCCGAACCCCAAACCGCCCGCACCCCGGACAGCAACTCCCCCACCTCCCCCGCCCCGGAATCCCCCTCCCCCGCCTACCTCGCCCTCGCCCGGCTCGGCCGTACCGATCCCCGTCTCGCCCTCTCCGCCGCCGACTGCGCGTCGCTGGAGGAACTGGCCGCCGCCTGGATGGCACGAGGTGTGGGTACGGACTACCTCGTCCACGCCCTCACCTCCGGCCTCCCCGCCGTGGTCGACGTCCCGCGAGGTTTCGTCCGCCGTCGCCTGCGCGACAAGATGCCGCCCCACCTGCCCGCCACCGCTACGACAGCCGTCTCCCCGGCCACCTCACCGGAACCGGCACGCCGGACCATGGTCGAGTGCACCCGGTGCGGAGTGCCCGGCCGCCCCGAAGCCCTCCCCGACGGACTCTGCCGCGCCTGCCGCACCGCCCCCTCCGGCGGCCCCGAGCCCACCCACGAACCGGCCGCCGAAGCCATCGCCGCGCGGGACGTCCACGCACTCGTCGGTCACCTGCGCGTCCTGACGAGAATCCCGTGA